A single window of Intrasporangium calvum DSM 43043 DNA harbors:
- a CDS encoding replication initiator — translation MKSSMFEPEVVQELALKEGVCVRPLLNRVTDRQTGDTTVVVMPCRSTRESRCPSCANAARRLRIQQCAEGWHLDQEPTGPEQEPEAATDELEEEEDVVDEEEVPERRVRSTRRRSDVADLPLKPTENRTIGAVFEGNLGRRYRPSMFVTLTLPSYGSIATGRGVPIDPSSYDYRTAALDALHFTKLLDRWIQNLRRCAGFKVQYFGAIEAQRRLAAHFHVALRGAIPRSILRKVTRATYAQVWWPSCDEPVYVDRVPVWDGVDYLDPDTSIPLTTWEDAMAELDEDPHAKPAHTLSFGRQVDIKGLLGGTPDADRSVRYLTKYLTKAVAETYTQAEVFDAEYEAHIDRLHDEVRYLPCTPSCANWLRFGIQPKQAGPGLQPGRCSSAAHDRENLGVGGRRVQVSRGWSGKTLSDHRADRAAVVKKVLEEAGYTAPDADRMSAETLATDGEPRYLWQTVHLPPQKASEAIITSVLERRRWRNEYDRAKAAQVSTGPPVENHSATDGEVEREE, via the coding sequence GTGAAGAGCTCCATGTTCGAGCCCGAGGTTGTGCAGGAGCTCGCCCTCAAGGAAGGGGTGTGCGTGCGGCCGCTGCTCAACCGCGTCACCGACCGCCAGACCGGCGACACGACGGTGGTCGTGATGCCCTGCCGATCCACTCGTGAATCCCGGTGCCCCAGCTGCGCCAACGCTGCTCGACGGCTCCGGATCCAGCAGTGTGCCGAGGGGTGGCACCTCGACCAGGAGCCGACCGGACCCGAGCAAGAGCCGGAAGCTGCAACAGACGAGCTCGAGGAGGAAGAGGACGTCGTCGACGAGGAGGAGGTCCCCGAGCGACGAGTCCGCTCGACCAGGCGACGCTCAGACGTGGCGGACCTTCCGCTCAAGCCAACGGAGAACCGAACCATCGGTGCGGTCTTCGAGGGCAATCTCGGTCGTCGCTACCGGCCCTCGATGTTCGTCACGCTCACTCTGCCGTCCTACGGCTCCATCGCCACGGGGCGCGGCGTCCCCATCGACCCGTCCAGCTACGACTACCGGACGGCCGCTCTCGACGCCCTCCACTTCACCAAGCTGCTCGACCGGTGGATCCAGAACCTGCGGCGCTGTGCCGGCTTCAAGGTCCAGTACTTCGGCGCCATCGAGGCCCAGCGCCGACTCGCAGCCCACTTCCACGTCGCCCTTCGCGGGGCCATCCCTCGCTCGATCCTGCGCAAGGTCACACGGGCGACCTACGCCCAGGTCTGGTGGCCATCCTGTGACGAGCCGGTCTACGTCGATCGAGTGCCGGTCTGGGACGGCGTCGACTACCTCGATCCAGACACGTCGATTCCGCTCACAACGTGGGAAGACGCCATGGCCGAGCTCGACGAAGATCCACATGCGAAGCCGGCTCACACCTTGTCCTTCGGACGACAGGTCGACATCAAGGGGTTGCTCGGAGGAACCCCGGACGCCGACCGATCCGTCCGCTACCTCACGAAGTACCTCACCAAGGCCGTCGCCGAGACCTACACCCAGGCCGAGGTCTTCGACGCGGAGTACGAGGCCCACATCGACCGACTCCACGACGAGGTCCGCTACCTCCCCTGCACACCCAGCTGCGCGAACTGGCTCCGCTTCGGCATCCAGCCCAAGCAGGCCGGTCCGGGACTCCAGCCCGGGCGCTGCTCCTCGGCCGCGCACGACAGGGAGAACCTGGGCGTCGGAGGGCGTCGGGTCCAGGTCTCCCGCGGCTGGTCGGGCAAAACCCTCTCCGACCACCGCGCCGACCGTGCCGCCGTCGTTAAGAAGGTCCTCGAGGAGGCCGGCTATACCGCTCCCGATGCCGACCGGATGTCCGCCGAGACGCTGGCCACCGACGGCGAGCCGCGCTATCTCTGGCAGACCGTGCACCTCCCACCCCAGAAGGCTTCCGAGGCGATCATCACCTCAGTCCTCGAACGCCGGCGTTGGCGCAACGAGTACGACCGGGCCAAGGCGGCCCAGGTCTCGACCGGACCCCCTGTGGAAAACCATTCGGCAACTGACGGCGAAGTCGAGAGGGAGGAGTGA
- a CDS encoding WhiB family transcriptional regulator — protein sequence MRGQVNAGVFLHRYGRADDTINHGDGPSPDELLRAKWMRAGSCRGDEKYRWFGQPNTLKSLRAAAICRECPVRQMCLASALVFGEEFGVWGGLNPVERRPLHRRLALGETLGSVLRSVLNGERRAA from the coding sequence ATGAGAGGTCAGGTCAACGCGGGCGTGTTCCTGCACAGATATGGTCGCGCCGACGACACCATCAACCACGGTGACGGTCCCTCACCCGACGAACTGTTGAGGGCGAAGTGGATGCGGGCCGGCTCCTGCCGAGGCGACGAGAAGTACCGCTGGTTCGGGCAGCCGAACACGCTCAAGAGTCTCAGGGCGGCCGCCATCTGCCGGGAGTGCCCGGTGCGCCAGATGTGCCTCGCGTCCGCGCTCGTGTTCGGCGAGGAGTTCGGCGTCTGGGGCGGCCTCAACCCCGTAGAGCGCCGCCCCCTGCATCGGCGCCTCGCATTGGGGGAGACCTTGGGCTCCGTGCTGCGCTCCGTCTTGAACGGCGAAAGGCGGGCGGCGTGA
- a CDS encoding FtsK/SpoIIIE domain-containing protein: MSTRGQARSALFDSDDLLAVALEAVVLGVLGVFRALWAALVMAVRFPAAAVPLLLVVAAGVLLGSKGVALVLVMLAALLGAWRLKAPSSFSRHVSDRSAFMVRNAIYRLRWTGVARRTDLVAHDGRLGRGRDPELVALLRVRPTTAGSDRLLLRLPTGLTPDDVAGKADAIAHAFRSEAARIHPDRPGRVWLELRRADQLAAPILPLPQSDKLDLAALPVGHAEDGSTWHLRLAGTHLLIAGATGAGKSSVLWSMLRALTRGIRQGLVEVWAVDPKGGMELRPGRALFARFEDSTPEDMCVVLEDLVVLKDSRAKQLAESGQRSHVAGAGSPHIIALLDELATLTAFADRAVTRRIDTALGLLLTQGRACGITVVAAVQDPGKDIVGWRDLFPTRVAMRLDNPLQVAMVLGDGAREMGAKADEISELTPGVAFVRVEGTRQIKRVRAAYVNDNAIAELAAQISVSDEQNQREEVQ, from the coding sequence ATGAGCACCCGAGGCCAAGCCCGCTCGGCGCTCTTCGACAGCGACGACCTGCTCGCTGTGGCTCTCGAGGCCGTGGTGCTCGGAGTGCTTGGGGTGTTCCGCGCCCTCTGGGCAGCCCTCGTCATGGCAGTGCGCTTCCCGGCTGCCGCAGTACCTCTGCTCCTCGTGGTCGCAGCCGGAGTCCTCCTGGGGTCGAAGGGAGTCGCGCTCGTCCTCGTCATGCTTGCCGCTCTTCTTGGTGCGTGGAGGTTGAAGGCGCCGTCGAGCTTCAGCCGGCACGTCTCCGACCGGTCGGCGTTCATGGTGAGGAACGCGATTTACCGACTGCGCTGGACAGGCGTCGCCCGCCGAACCGATCTGGTCGCTCACGACGGACGCCTCGGCCGGGGCCGTGACCCCGAGCTCGTGGCCTTGCTTCGCGTGCGTCCTACGACCGCAGGATCCGACAGGCTCCTGCTCCGGCTCCCGACCGGACTCACCCCCGACGACGTTGCAGGCAAGGCAGATGCCATCGCACACGCCTTCCGCTCCGAGGCCGCACGGATCCACCCCGACCGCCCAGGCAGGGTCTGGCTCGAGCTCCGTAGAGCGGATCAGCTTGCGGCACCCATCCTGCCCCTGCCCCAGTCCGACAAACTCGACCTGGCAGCACTGCCCGTGGGCCATGCAGAAGACGGCTCTACCTGGCATCTGCGGTTGGCGGGAACCCACCTGCTCATCGCTGGCGCCACCGGTGCGGGAAAGAGCTCCGTGCTCTGGTCCATGCTCCGAGCCCTCACTCGAGGCATCAGACAGGGCCTCGTCGAAGTCTGGGCAGTGGACCCGAAGGGAGGCATGGAGCTAAGGCCCGGACGCGCTCTCTTCGCGCGGTTCGAGGACTCCACCCCCGAGGACATGTGCGTGGTGCTTGAGGACCTCGTCGTCCTGAAGGATTCGCGCGCCAAGCAGCTCGCGGAGTCCGGCCAGCGGAGCCATGTCGCCGGTGCCGGCTCCCCACACATCATCGCGCTGCTCGACGAGCTGGCCACTCTCACAGCTTTCGCCGACCGGGCCGTGACTCGACGCATCGACACCGCGCTCGGGCTGCTGCTCACGCAAGGTCGAGCGTGCGGCATCACCGTGGTCGCCGCTGTCCAGGACCCGGGAAAGGACATCGTCGGCTGGCGCGACCTCTTCCCGACCCGCGTGGCCATGCGCCTCGACAACCCCCTCCAGGTCGCCATGGTCCTCGGCGACGGAGCCAGGGAAATGGGAGCAAAGGCCGATGAGATCAGCGAACTGACCCCCGGCGTCGCATTCGTCCGCGTCGAGGGGACCCGTCAGATCAAGCGCGTGCGTGCGGCATACGTCAACGACAACGCCATCGCCGAGCTGGCGGCTCAGATCAGCGTCAGCGACGAGCAGAACCAGAGGGAGGAAGTGCAATGA
- a CDS encoding MFS transporter — MEREEAVEVPAGRGLGRLLASTSVSIAGQGMVLAAVPLLAARLTDDPFQVSLTVAATYAAWLVVGLPAGALVDRWPRRRTMVVADLVRALIIGGLGLAVVAGVAQIWLLILSVFLLGVASCFFDPAAQAAIPAVVGRDSKVLATANARIWSLDLMGRSLIGPPAGAALFVVAAGLPFVANAATFILSAMFLAGLGSLQPATARDGRPRLLASVKEGIHYLARHRELRTLTIGMASFNFVYNTANATFVLFAMDQLGVSEQGFGLLLASAAVGGLVAGYVVPKFKSKVSATNLYGVGLAVQGLGWLAVLAAPNPWVAAIAVAAVGGTSMAVTVLGAVARQRLTPDLMLGRVSATTRVAGIGSGALGALTGGLVASQLYIDAALWAAFITACLISVTLWMSKSAEH, encoded by the coding sequence ATGGAGCGTGAGGAGGCGGTCGAGGTCCCAGCAGGACGGGGTCTCGGCCGGCTTCTCGCCTCAACCAGCGTCTCCATCGCGGGTCAGGGCATGGTGCTCGCCGCGGTGCCACTGCTAGCTGCCCGCCTGACGGACGACCCGTTCCAGGTCTCGCTCACCGTGGCTGCAACGTATGCCGCGTGGCTCGTCGTTGGGCTGCCGGCGGGGGCGCTCGTGGACCGCTGGCCCCGACGTCGGACCATGGTTGTTGCGGATCTCGTGAGGGCGCTGATCATCGGCGGCCTGGGACTCGCGGTGGTAGCTGGAGTCGCTCAGATCTGGCTCCTCATCCTCAGCGTCTTCCTGCTCGGCGTGGCAAGCTGCTTCTTCGATCCCGCTGCTCAAGCGGCGATCCCAGCGGTGGTGGGCCGCGACTCGAAGGTTCTAGCCACAGCGAATGCCCGGATCTGGTCTTTGGATCTCATGGGCCGCAGCCTCATCGGACCGCCCGCTGGTGCCGCTCTGTTTGTTGTGGCAGCTGGGCTACCTTTTGTCGCCAATGCCGCGACCTTCATTCTCTCGGCGATGTTTCTTGCCGGCCTGGGATCTCTTCAGCCCGCAACCGCCCGTGACGGTCGCCCTCGGCTCCTAGCCTCGGTCAAGGAAGGCATCCACTATTTGGCACGCCATCGAGAGTTGCGAACCCTGACGATCGGCATGGCGTCGTTCAACTTCGTCTACAACACGGCCAACGCGACCTTTGTGCTCTTTGCGATGGACCAGCTCGGGGTCAGTGAGCAAGGCTTTGGACTTCTTCTTGCGTCAGCAGCGGTTGGCGGGTTGGTGGCAGGCTATGTCGTTCCAAAGTTCAAGAGCAAGGTGTCGGCGACAAACTTGTACGGGGTGGGGCTTGCAGTCCAAGGTCTCGGATGGCTCGCAGTGCTTGCGGCGCCAAACCCTTGGGTGGCCGCGATTGCCGTCGCCGCGGTTGGAGGCACGTCGATGGCGGTCACAGTCCTGGGAGCGGTCGCTCGTCAGCGACTCACGCCCGACCTCATGCTCGGTAGGGTTAGCGCCACCACGCGCGTGGCAGGCATAGGCTCCGGTGCGCTCGGTGCGTTGACAGGAGGCTTAGTGGCGAGCCAGTTGTACATTGATGCCGCCCTGTGGGCAGCTTTCATCACCGCTTGCCTCATCTCGGTCACGCTCTGGATGAGCAAATCCGCAGAACACTGA
- a CDS encoding DUF397 domain-containing protein, with amino-acid sequence MKPDWNTAAWRKSVISDTGACVEVAHSAGMVGVRDSKARGQGSILEFTEAEWRAFTGGVRNGEFDYDELRKSG; translated from the coding sequence ATGAAGCCGGACTGGAACACCGCTGCATGGCGAAAATCCGTCATCAGCGACACGGGCGCGTGCGTCGAGGTCGCCCACTCAGCGGGGATGGTGGGTGTCCGCGACTCCAAGGCCCGAGGCCAAGGAAGCATCCTCGAGTTCACCGAGGCCGAATGGCGCGCGTTCACCGGCGGTGTCCGGAACGGCGAGTTCGACTACGACGAGCTGCGAAAGTCGGGATGA
- a CDS encoding helix-turn-helix domain-containing protein, giving the protein MIEVGAELRRIREAAGISGSAVARDLGWSQSKISRVETGRFGASVSEVAELLNYYGVAEEVRAEILGSVARSSGLEGAWIVSAGGAPRRQAAVEAVETRVKRLRQYQASWIPGLLQTEAYTRGICEAAGLNAEAVVGQRLERQRLLGERHGVRYDVVLDEAVLRRSPRTTGADMTSQLERLLERIEEGYADLRVVPLGSTNATYVAGSFVLYEFKAGTPVVLVEAQTADLYLSAERDITAYERLFEQLRKDALDVDESRRAIESARRDWAS; this is encoded by the coding sequence ATGATCGAGGTAGGTGCCGAGCTCCGCCGCATCCGTGAGGCTGCGGGGATCTCGGGTTCAGCAGTCGCCCGCGACCTGGGCTGGTCCCAGTCGAAGATCTCCAGGGTCGAGACGGGACGCTTCGGTGCCTCTGTCAGCGAGGTCGCGGAGCTGTTGAACTACTACGGCGTGGCCGAAGAGGTGCGCGCTGAGATCCTCGGGTCCGTCGCTCGAAGCAGCGGGCTCGAGGGTGCCTGGATCGTCAGCGCCGGGGGAGCTCCTCGACGCCAAGCAGCGGTCGAAGCTGTGGAGACACGGGTGAAGCGGCTTCGCCAGTACCAGGCGTCGTGGATCCCGGGTCTACTCCAGACCGAGGCCTACACCCGAGGGATCTGCGAAGCTGCAGGTCTCAACGCGGAGGCTGTCGTCGGGCAGCGTCTCGAGCGCCAGAGACTCCTTGGCGAGCGGCACGGCGTTCGCTACGACGTCGTCCTGGATGAAGCGGTGCTTCGCCGATCGCCCAGGACCACGGGAGCGGACATGACGAGCCAGCTTGAGCGGCTACTCGAGCGGATCGAGGAGGGATACGCCGACCTACGGGTCGTGCCCCTCGGGTCGACCAACGCCACCTATGTCGCAGGGTCCTTCGTGCTCTACGAGTTCAAGGCCGGAACGCCGGTCGTACTCGTCGAGGCCCAGACCGCAGACCTCTACCTGTCTGCGGAACGCGACATCACGGCATACGAGCGGCTGTTCGAGCAGCTGCGCAAGGACGCCCTCGACGTCGACGAGTCCCGTCGCGCGATCGAGAGTGCACGGCGCGACTGGGCGTCGTGA
- a CDS encoding C40 family peptidase, with amino-acid sequence MPAPVALAATLAKKLLWRRIRRVAYIALPLVGSGLLGASNEQSGMPSKGGACPGAELSDKDVPGLTGEQTRNARTIVAVGRDLNVPSYGWVIAVATAMQESSLVNIPHGDRDSVGLFQQRAAWGSTADRMDPVQSARMFYTGGRGGEPGLLDIAGFESVRLTEAAQAVQRSAFPSAYAKWEALAVQVVGEPSVIASACYSAASAMDGSAGGEAVRAALRWLGTPYSWGGGTINGPGEGFGRGAGIVGFDCSSLTQYAWHQAGASIPRVASAQAAALPSVGLDPAGWRAGDLVFFHAPGDPATFFHHVGMYDGQGGMIHAPRTGLTVEVVHDFLSQPYWRNELAYVGRPAVSQELPVVAGARHG; translated from the coding sequence ATGCCTGCTCCGGTCGCACTGGCTGCCACTCTGGCCAAGAAGCTCCTGTGGCGACGCATCCGCCGCGTCGCCTACATCGCCCTCCCCCTGGTCGGATCCGGGCTGCTCGGCGCCTCGAACGAGCAATCCGGCATGCCTTCCAAGGGTGGCGCGTGTCCGGGCGCGGAGCTGAGTGACAAAGACGTTCCGGGCCTGACAGGGGAACAGACCCGGAACGCGCGCACCATCGTAGCTGTGGGCCGGGACCTCAACGTTCCGTCCTACGGCTGGGTCATCGCCGTTGCCACCGCCATGCAGGAGTCGAGCCTGGTCAACATCCCCCACGGCGACCGCGACAGCGTCGGCCTCTTCCAGCAGCGGGCTGCTTGGGGCAGCACCGCCGACAGAATGGACCCCGTTCAGTCGGCCCGGATGTTCTACACCGGTGGACGAGGCGGTGAGCCGGGGCTCCTGGACATCGCCGGCTTCGAGTCCGTGCGGCTGACCGAGGCTGCGCAGGCCGTCCAGCGCAGCGCTTTCCCCAGCGCCTACGCGAAGTGGGAGGCATTGGCCGTCCAAGTCGTCGGGGAGCCGTCCGTCATCGCCTCCGCCTGCTACTCCGCAGCGTCGGCCATGGACGGGAGCGCAGGAGGCGAAGCTGTCCGGGCTGCGCTGAGGTGGCTCGGCACGCCCTACAGCTGGGGCGGAGGCACGATCAACGGCCCAGGGGAGGGATTCGGCCGCGGCGCCGGCATCGTCGGCTTCGACTGCTCATCCCTCACGCAGTACGCATGGCACCAAGCCGGCGCAAGCATCCCTCGTGTCGCCAGCGCCCAGGCCGCGGCTCTTCCCTCCGTTGGGCTCGACCCCGCCGGTTGGAGGGCCGGAGACCTGGTGTTCTTCCACGCGCCTGGAGATCCCGCGACCTTCTTCCACCACGTCGGTATGTACGACGGGCAGGGCGGCATGATTCACGCCCCGCGCACGGGCCTGACCGTCGAGGTCGTCCACGACTTCCTCTCACAGCCCTACTGGCGCAATGAGCTGGCCTACGTCGGCCGACCGGCTGTCTCCCAAGAACTACCCGTCGTCGCAGGAGCCCGCCATGGCTGA